Part of the Papio anubis isolate 15944 chromosome 6, Panubis1.0, whole genome shotgun sequence genome, TGTGAACAGGTCTGGTTTACAGCATCATTTCGAAGCCTAGCAGGGTCAACTACGCAAGTGATTGAAAAAGACAGTCAACAAATTCCTGCGgactttaatctttaaaaataagtatgtttttTTATCAACCATTTACAAACTAGGCACCATCACCTTAAAGCCACATATAATCTGTAGATAtaataattttcccttttttcactgatctttcatttattcacagatattaaataaatacttgacCTGTAAAGTGGGACTGCGCTAAATCCATTCCAGATGCACTACTGTTTTTCATCAGACTTTATGCATTTAATGTTTAGGATCCAGTAACCGTACAGAACCTCGGATTCTATCCTAAGAGGGCTCTGCTATGCTTTGTATgtggtttgtccccaccaaaacctatgccaaaatttgaaatttgatccccagtgtggtggtgttgggaggtggggcctggaggtGTCTGGGCCATGGGGGCCTTCATTAATAGACCAACAGGGTCCTTCAGAGGTAAGTGAGTTCTCGCTCTGGGGGAATGGCCTGGTTCCCAAGAGAGCAGGTGGTTAAAAGAATGGCTTCCTCggcttctctctcttgcttcttctcttACCGTGTGTCTCTTTGCACACGCCCGGTccccttctgctttctgccatggGTAGAAGCAGCATAAAGGCCTTACCAGATGCAACTGCCTGTCTCAAACTTCCCAGTCACCCATATCATGAGCCAAAtaggcctttttttctttttcaattactCAGTTCTGTTACAGCAATACAAAATGGACCGAGACAGGCTTTTATTATTCTACaagctggagcaggaggatgCAGGAGGATGCAGAGAGAAAGCTTTGCTAGGGCACCCACTTATCTTCCTGAATTTAATCAGTAATGATATGCTCTGTTTTCTTCAGTGATAACGTATGATTTGCTAAAGTAGGTTGGGACATTTTCcctaatattataattaaatctTTCACACATCCTTATAATTTAGAATTCCTGACATATTTTTTACTTTAGCTTAACTTTAATTCTTTATCCTTTTATTATAGAAGAGGATATTTTaggatagaatggataaagagcAATTTTATCccgttatttttatttttgttaaaatatttttatcataagcATGCTAGAAGTTAGTCCTAAAGGCCACGGAAGTCAAATTCTACATTGTCTACTTTTTAATCCcttgagagagaaggaaacagcTCCTCCGTCTTCCAATGCACTTGAAGGCTGCCCCCGTCATCTAATCAATCACACCCCCTCATATGACAGGCCACGCTCTGCCTCGGTGGGCTCACCCCCTCATATGACAGGCCACGCTCTGCCTCGGTGGGCTTCCTGGTTCATTTCTGCTTCCGTGTGGGTGGTTTCCATCATGTTGGTTTAGAGGAAAAATATGCACAGAACACAAGACATTCAGGAGATGAATGTTCACCACGGGGCGAATCCATCCATCCTCTTTCTGCGCGtctgccttggccacccagaCTTCTTGCAAATCCCTGTTCTCTGAATTCACGGTGCTTAAGACTCTGCCACACCCAGCAGCACCCTGTTGTCAGCCCTCTCAAAAAACGGGCTTCTTATGACCGGCGTTCTAATGGTTAGCTCTGTGTTTTAAAGCTTTTCCCCAGGCTGCTATCTGCCCTAGGCCTGCATGTGGCATCTGCTCGGTCTTCCTGGTGGTGCCTGGGCGATGTTTGCAGAGGGGTCAGGGAGCCTCACCAACTCTGCACACTACAGGGAGGCCACAACCTGGGCCGACTCACCCCTCGTCCCTACTTTGGGGAGCACAGACAGACGTGGGTCCCTTTTCAAACTGCCAGCTTACGCCTCCTTCCAAACCCTGAGGAGCGATCACGTTCATTCGATGAAAGGGGGAAGCTAACTCAGCCAGGCTTTGACCAGGGCCAGGCGGGATGGGAACTGGAGCCAGAGCAGTCCTCAAGTCCTGGGCTGCCTGGTCCTGCAGAGCACTGAGCAGAGCCAAGGAGTCGGGGTGCTGGGCAGACGGGGCAGGAGGGCTGGGGGACCCTCCGAGGACCCCCATGGAATCTGTGAGAATTCTACTTATTTACTCCAAACCTACTGGAGAGtagaagagcccttgggcctggGGCAAACTGAAATGCCTGGGGCAAGGCCTTGGACCTGGGGCAAACTGAAATGCATGTTTGGGCCTCCACAGTtaaaaagggggagagagagagagagagagagagagcttgagagagggagagagagagaaagtaagagCCAGAGAGCACATTATTGAGAAAGAGAGGATGgatagagaagggaaagagaactattgattgattgatttggaCTGTCAGATTACTGAGGACCCTTCCCGCCCCCGATGTGACGGCTGCATTTTGTCTGGAGTCTGCTTGGTTCTCCTGGTCAGCTTGCAGGGCTGTGTGGAGCAGGCTGGGATTTGGATTCCGTCGGCTGGAATGCACCCCTCCGGCTGGAATGCACCCCTCAGGCTGCACGTTGGAATCTGAATGGTTAGGAAACCACGCCCAGCTTTCTAAAAAAGACAGGCACTGTCAGAAAACCCTGAGAAGCCCAGACCCACGGCACTCACTCCCCTTCTGGGCTGCTTCCCCGTGATCGTAGCTTGCAACGTGGAGTCTGAGCAACCAAGAGCTGTGATACAAGCTAGGTCACCATAGCGGATGAAAAGGAAGTTTGCTCTTTCTGGATAGTGCACTCAGAGCTCCTGCGGAAAGCCCCAGTGAATGACCAGAATGTATGACTTATATGAACTTCCTAGCCACGTCTTCAGCATGGTCAGCTACAAAAAAACGCGTGGACTGAGGCTGGACCCACAGTCCTGAGTGAGGACGGGGACTCAGGCTACGGGGCAGTCGTCACAACCTCACCTGCTCAGTGGTCCTGGAGAAGCCACGCTTCATTCTAAAAATGttgccatttttataaaatacccTGTGAATTAACTTTTACAGTAAAACCCCCATCCGTGAGTGGGTTTGAATCATCCTTTGAAATTTCAATGCAGGTTTTTAGAAAGCTTGAGGAAGATTCTGGCCTTCTGTTCGGAAGCAGATTTCAGGAAGGGCAGGTGAAACTGCACACAGACGAACTCAATGGGTGTTTGAATCTGTCTGCTCTGACCCCTGGAAATGCTTGCATTTTCTTGCGTTTTGCACAGAGAACAGACTCTGCCCCCACTGTCTTCACTGTCAGGGAGCTCAGCAGCAGCCTCCCCCTCACCTCCACTTTGTTCTAGACGTGAAGTTCCCTATAGGCATCTAAAACCAACTCCTGGTTCCAGGAATATTTCCCGCCTCCTTCCAAATCTACTCCCGTCTTCCTGGTTTTCTGACTGGCTTCCTTCCAACGATCCTGCCCAGCTGCATCTGCCCTAAGGGGCCCAGGATGTCCATGGGGGGCTTCAATGGCCTTCTCCACCTTCATGTCAAATTCTTATCTTTCAGGAGAAAGCTGCTTTCTGATGTGAAAATACTGTGACCCTCACCAGGCAGCTTACCTGAAAGCACTGCTATCTTTCTTCTTGAAGAGTTGAGGAAAATTCCTTTTGGAAAagtaaacaccaaaaaaaaaaaaaaaaaaaaaaaaaccacttttatgccctacttttttttttttttttttttttttgagatggagtttcgctcttgtcacccaggctggagtgcagtggcgcaatctcctcacactgcaatctccacctcccaggttcaagtgattctcctgcctcagcctcccgagtaggtgggattacaggtgcgtgccagcaaacccagctaattttttttatttctgttttttgtatttttagtagagatgggggtttcaccatgttggccaggatggtcttgatcttctgaccttatgatccgcccgccttagactcccaaagtgctgggattacaggcatgagccactgcgcccagcctatgcCCTACTTTTTATACTAAAACCAGAGTTTAGTCTCTACTCACTCATAAGGTGCCCTCCCCGCCCAAAGCTGGTGTGTGCCCTGTGATGGGCAGGCATGAAGATGATGGTGCCCCTACCATGTGCCACCCAAGGAAACAGGGAGGAGGAagttaagagggaaaaaaaagttccttttatTTGAGATCATGGCATAATTTGGGTGTCCGTGTACGCTGACAGCGTAACGTGGAGTTTAAACTCCAATTCAATTTCCAGCACGGAGTCCTGCAACCGCCTCTTTAAAACGCCTTTGGGGAGGAATGGTCAAAGGATTGGGAGACGTGTCCCAGGCCAGAGGGGAGTGAGGGCAGGGGAAGGCCATGGGAGGATGACAAGGTAAAAAACAAGATGCCTGCCGGGAAGCAGTATCCTGGGCAGACATTAAAAAGAGATGCTAGGTCGGCCGGGGAGGCTGCTGGCATCTGAAACCAGAGCTCTGCATGGAAGTCTTTGCTGGGGCGGGGACTCACGGCGTACTCCACGGGCAGAGCATGTAACAGGAGGGGACTCCTGTTAAATGGTGGCCTCGGAAGATAAAGCGGCTTGGCGAGATGACACTGAAACCCAGACATGCACAGGACGCTGCGGGAAAAGGGCTCCGGTGTGCAGCAGGCTTCTCCTGATGCAGTCACTGCGCCTCACACCATGGTCATGACCTTCAGGGCCGTCGGCTGGAACCTACGGATCTTCTTCTTCAGGGCCTTGGAGGCCTTAATACGGCACAGCTTGGGCACGGGGGACAGGAGTGGCCCCGAGCTGACCGGGACCTCCTGGGTCCAGGTCAGCTCCGTGTGCCCGGCTGCCACATAGCCCAGTGCCAAGTCACAGTCCCTGCTCTGGGCGCCGCCCTCCTCGTCGCTGCTGCTGGATTCATGATCTCCGAATCGATTGGTGGTGTGGTCACTGGACTCCCCCTCGCTGGTCTCCGGGATGACTGAGGGGAACCTCGGGTCACACTCGGCCGAGTGCTTGGAGGGCTCTGAGTTGCTCCTGGTCTGGGCATCCTGGCGGACCAGCAAGGGCCGGCCCCGGGCCTGTGGGCCACCTGCTCTTCTGGCCACGGGCCTGGGGGGCCCCGGGTTAGACTCGGGACAGCTGGCCAGGCGGGCCCGGGCTGAGATCTCCATGGTGGACTGCCAGCGGCGATGCTTCCTCCTGGCCACCGAGGTGAGCAGTGCTGCCTCAAAGGGGAACAGGGCTTGGGCTGAGGTCCGGTGGCCCTCCTGCGGGGCCACCGCCACGGGGACGAGGACAGGCATGGGGTAGAGGGTAGACTCGGAACACGAGCGCCCGGGTGCCTCCCAGGCCAGGGTCGGCCTCCGCGGGAGCCCACCCCTCCCTGGGGACCAGTGGGCAGGGTCCCACTCCAGGGACGGCTGGGGGGCTGCATGGGCTCCCTCAGGCCTCTCCAGTAGAAGCGGCGGCTGCCTTGCAAACCTCAGCACCTTGTCCGTGGGCCTTCTCTTGATTTTTTCGGCCTTGCTCTTGGGGGGACCCATTTTCAGACTGGCAGCAAAGGACGGGTGGGCAAAGTGCCCAGAGGCCGGTGAGGGGCTGTTGTCCAGCATCCTGGATGGGGATATGACGTTGCCTCGTCCACAGTCCTGAGCTGGGGGTGTCTGCTGGGCCTTCAAGCTGGGAGAGGGCCACGCCATGGTCTCCCTGAGGACACAGCTGTTCGAGGGCTTGGAGCCCTCCTCTGGAAGGTTGCCAGGGTGCTGGGGACCCTCAAGAGGCATGGATCCCTGCTGCTGGGGGCCCCTGCCGGCACCTCTGCTCTGAGCTGGCCCTCCTTCATCCTCCCTCCCTGGGGCGAAGACCAATAGTCGCCCTCCACCATCTGTACTCCAGCCACCCTGCCTCTGTGGGGATGGGGACGCTGCATGCCTTAGAGGTCCCTGTTCTCCCCCGCTACCCTTTGCTGGGGTCTCCCGGCCCCACAGATGCAGCAGCCTGTCGATATAGGCTCTGGCTCTGGCCGGACCAGCCTCGAGGACCGGCCCATTCTGGATGGTGTTCAGACCTGCGGGGCCTAGGGAGGTCTCCCTGGGGAACGAGGGGCCACCGCTCTGTGGGGTTTCCTTAGCCAGGGCAAACAGGGGGCTCTGCAGAGCCACAGCGTGCAGGGGGCTGGGGTACGGGTACATCTCCCTGCCGCCCTGGGACACCAGGTCTTGCCGATACTTGGGGTCTGGCATGTGCAGCGGGATGTCCACCCCCTGGCAGAGGAGCCCGAGGAGCTCAGCATCGGCGCTGGCTTTCTGGGGCCCCGTGTCTGCCAGCAGGGCTCTGTCAAGATCACCTAGGAAcgagaaaaatgaacaaacacgTGACACGGAGAGGATTTCGTGTGCTGTTGATTTCACTTCATTCATGAAATGCAGCCAGGAAGGAAGCGCTGCTCATTCACTGCTTGGAGGAACTCCTGGGTCCCACGGGAGACGGCGACTCCAGTCACCGGGGTCCGCATCTAGGCACGGCGGGGCCCCATCTGCATCTAGACAGAGGGCACAGGGCCCCGTCTGCGTCCAGACACAGGGTGCGGGGCCCTGTCTGCGCCTGCGGCACAGCCCCCTCAGCTCATTCTCATCCTTCCCCTTGAAGGAGAACGCATAGGGAGTAAGAGTCCTCAGTTCAGCGCCCTCATTTCCCTGAAGGCTTGGAGGCTGAAGAGGCCCCGCAGCGGTGGATGGAGCCCGGAGGGAGGCCAGGGGCATGAAGCTAGTCCCTGCAGATGCCCTGGAGGAAACCACGGGGCTTCTCAGTAAGAAAAGACCAAATGGTTGTTACTAAACCAGGCCTtgtattagaaataaaacaaggCCAAAAATGACATCTGTGCCTTTGGAGACAGTCTGAAGACAACTACAGCCCCTCCCGGGCCAGGGGGTGGGATCCAGGCATGAGCCCTGTTTTCTCCCCACCAGCGCCTTCAACCCCGCTCTCCCTCCAAACACCAGTGGATCTAGGGTTTTTGAAGGATTGTTTTTAAGCTTGCTGATGTCCATTTTAAATACAGGGAAAAGTGCTGTGTGTTAGAAGAGCCAGTGGTGATGCACATGGCCACGTTTGATTCCTGCCTCCATCCAAACCACCACAGGGCCCACGGAGGCCTTCCAGCATCTGTTGGAGCCTGGGGGCGCGCCCATGTGGGGTCCCTGGCTCTGCCCTCAACAGCTGGGGACTGCACTCCGTCATCCCGTGCCTGAGATGAGACCCCCACCTTCCCTGGCGGTTTCTTACCTGTAGACACCGGCCTGGGCCAGAATGTGCCCCACGGCTGGCCTGCATTCTCCATGCTGCCCCGGGGCCTGGTACCCTCCTCGGTAGCCTGGGGTCTCCACGCTGGCACAGTAGTCTCATCAACCGACCGGGGCCTCCAGTCCCCCATGCTGGGCCTGGCCTTGGGGGCCTGGGCCACAGGCAACAAACTGCCCAGCGAGGGAGAGATGTGGTCACTGCAGACAGAGGCACAGGACGTGGACAGGGAGCAGGATCCACCGTCGCTCATCTCGTAAAAGCCTGGACACAGCAGACAAGGCAGGTCAGTGACTCCCATGCAGAAGAGCCCAGGGACCCCTTTGCTCCTGAGCTTGTCATGGCACAGGGGGGCCCAGGGGAACCCCTGAGCTGAGGCTACCAGAGGCTGTGGGCCGTCGTCCACACGGCCGGCCTGGGAGAGTGTGGCTCAGGTGAAGATGCTCAGGATTCTTCTCGGGGGCTGTCAGTGAGTTGATGAGAGTCCGCTCCACCCCCACTCGGCAGCACTGGCCCTCCCTTTTCCTGGCAAATGGTCCCTTTAGTCCTGGGTGGTCGATGCCTGCCTAAGGGGTGGCCTCTTCCTCTGGATTTCAGCCTGTTTAGGACAGGCCCCTggcccctgtctctctctcttccctggcGCCTGCCAAGTTGAGAAGGAGACCAGGCTGGGGAGGTGCTTCAGCCCCAGGCCTCCGGAGTCCAACAGTGTCATTTAGACCACAGtgtgatttttgcaaattaaaaaaataagagcgaGGTAGCCAATTAATATATATGCCCTGAGAAAGGCTTCGGTGTTGCCTCCTAACTTTCAGATCAGCCTGATGAAGCGGCCGCCTCCCTGCACAGACACCGGGAGAGCAGTGGAACGGAATTTCAGCCCGAGAGGGACTGGCAGGACAGGCTTCACCTCTGCCTGGGCTGCATGCCTGCCCCTGTGTCCAGGAGGTCAGGGCACCCTGGTACCTGAGCTGGGCCTGCTGTCGCTGTCCAGGGCCTCCCCGGAGGCTGTGCCCACATCCAGCTGCAGCTTACTGATCTGCAGGTCCAGCTGGTCCAGGTGGGTCTTCAGGCCGATGTCCTGCTGTCTCAGCCGGGactgaggagagaaagaagagaaagggaactATTGTACCTACGGAAACCAAAACTTAAGGCTCAAAAGGGTGAACCATGCATTGTGAATGTAATTTGAACTCCCAGAGTCCACACGAAACACATCTTCTAAATCTGGCTGCTGCCCCTGCTCATTCTGAAGCCATTTCCTTGCTCCACCGTCAGAAAAAGAAAGGTCTACTGACCCATTCCCcccacacacatacgcacacggATTTTCTCCAGTTCAGGCTGCTTCACTTATCCGCACTTTCcaaattacatttctttataaGGATACAGTATACTACAGCTTATGAGATTGAAATCAGGATCAAAAGCAACACCTCCTTTTGGCAGACAGGAACAACCTGCACCGTCTATTTGGCTGCGTTTTTCAGCCTGCATAAGGGTTTACCCTCCTGTGGTAATGCTTTGCGCATCTTGTGCCTGGGTACGGTGGCGTCCTTTTACTCGGCCGCCTCTGGGCTCCTGGTGCCTGCAGAGCACAAACCTTTTGACTTTTCAAGAAGGTAAGAAAGTCccttggaaagaaagaaaagctcctCCTTCACTAATAagtcccttccccttccctgatAGAAGAAGT contains:
- the DACT2 gene encoding dapper homolog 2 yields the protein MWTPGGPPGPASWDRRRLGARLRAAFAGLQELQGLRATQQERVRGALALQPPPAPAAPCGPHGPHGPEQQLEAALAALQEQLSRLRQQDIGLKTHLDQLDLQISKLQLDVGTASGEALDSDSRPSSGFYEMSDGGSCSLSTSCASVCSDHISPSLGSLLPVAQAPKARPSMGDWRPRSVDETTVPAWRPQATEEGTRPRGSMENAGQPWGTFWPRPVSTGDLDRALLADTGPQKASADAELLGLLCQGVDIPLHMPDPKYRQDLVSQGGREMYPYPSPLHAVALQSPLFALAKETPQSGGPSFPRETSLGPAGLNTIQNGPVLEAGPARARAYIDRLLHLWGRETPAKGSGGEQGPLRHAASPSPQRQGGWSTDGGGRLLVFAPGREDEGGPAQSRGAGRGPQQQGSMPLEGPQHPGNLPEEGSKPSNSCVLRETMAWPSPSLKAQQTPPAQDCGRGNVISPSRMLDNSPSPASGHFAHPSFAASLKMGPPKSKAEKIKRRPTDKVLRFARQPPLLLERPEGAHAAPQPSLEWDPAHWSPGRGGLPRRPTLAWEAPGRSCSESTLYPMPVLVPVAVAPQEGHRTSAQALFPFEAALLTSVARRKHRRWQSTMEISARARLASCPESNPGPPRPVARRAGGPQARGRPLLVRQDAQTRSNSEPSKHSAECDPRFPSVIPETSEGESSDHTTNRFGDHESSSSDEEGGAQSRDCDLALGYVAAGHTELTWTQEVPVSSGPLLSPVPKLCRIKASKALKKKIRRFQPTALKVMTMV